In Scomber japonicus isolate fScoJap1 chromosome 20, fScoJap1.pri, whole genome shotgun sequence, the genomic window AGACTATCCAAGGCCACTCGGATGTTTGCCATGATGAATAATGCACTTTGAAGCATATATGTTCATATTAGCTGAACAGGGAAAGTGAAGAGGAGGGATGTATCCAGTTCATTCCTGCTATGATTTAAGCGAGGGGAACATGACTTGGTGGACAACAGACTGtctaaatatattattattgattcaGACCAATCACATACGCCTCTGAAATTATATTGACTCCCCTGCTGTTCCCTCTAGAGAGCCTGTAAGTAGCCAGCAGCTCTGAAATTTTAACATGATCACAAATGACatacagcattttaaaaacattttagtggGTGTGTGAGTCAGGAAATACTTTTGTTTCTGGGCTTGtctatcacaaacacacatacacatacacacacatatataacacCCCCCTCCTCCAAAGAACagcctgtcttctctcctcctccccctgtcCTACCACCTCCCTCCCAGCTGTAGGATTCATGTGGCATTGTATTTATTGTGCAAACACAGAGTACTGGAGCCCATGTTAGGTAAGAACAGGCCTGACAGAGAAGAGCTTAAGCCCTGCACTGCCCCAGCTGCTGAGAAACAAGCAGCCAGCACGCAGGCATTAGAGAGCACTGGGATCTATTGTGTAACAATTCATTTTTACAGTCCGACGACCGTATAATGAAGAGAATTTTTACCACGGGTACACAGTGGGAAAAGAATGTCAATATTTACACAGATGGCAATAATGAGATTCCATCTGTTTTGTTTAAAAGTGGTGGAAATTGCCCTGTATCACATCACAGAACACAGGTCTCTGTAAGGGAAGTCTGTTAGGTTTAGATACACAGCTACAGCTGGCTCCAGGAACATCAAAATGTCATTGGTGAGTAGCAAGGAATACAACCAGTGACAGGTGTGTTCCTCCGCCACAGAGACTGTCAAGCTCTGTTTAACCCTATAGTGGAGTGGGGAGAGTAGAGAGAagcatgctttcatttcagcaTTGCCTTTGACTGGCTACAGTAATTATATCGGCTATTGGGCATTATCATTACAACAGACTCTTCATTTATCTGTAGATTTCATGCATGAGCTCAGAAGACCTTTAAGAGGGATTGGCATCACATAAAATGGacatatacaaataaatcacttattctctgcTACCTCTCAGCACAAAttgtttatattgtttaaataaattGTGTTACTGAAATCGTATTTCGCCTCAAATAGGTCTTTCAAATCATATTTTAGCTTAAACCTGATCGAATAAAATAGTCCAAAGCACATGAAAGGCAAACCACTACCGTAAATAGAACCCTACGGTTGATTGAGCACAACATCCTCCAATCACAGCCGTAGCAGGGGTAGTCGTTGATGACAACCCCGCTCTCAACCAATAGAAACACCATACTGGGTGTTGACCTCTGCGAGCCGCATCACCACCTCCTCTATGTCCGTGGCGGAGGACTACTATAAAAACAAACCAGCCCAAGTTTTAAAGGGCAGAGTTGTAAAAAACTCCCAGGCTGTGGGGAGTCCGCTTGGTAGCCTGAAATATCGGAATTCAACTAATACCCCACAGAAGCAAAAAAACGCCTGGAGCTTATTAGAAGGCCAAACGTCGGCGACTGAATTTTTTGTACCACCTTTAGAAAGCGACACCAGCGACTACACAAGTTATAACGTTTGCTGGAGCGGACTCGACCTAGTGCAAGAAAGACCTGCTGTGAATTTCCATGTAAGTAAATACTGACCAACCGTCGCCATAACATTCATTTCATCCTAAACTGAAACACTCGTGCATTTAATGTTATCGTCGTCTCATTGAGTGTTAAACTGTGACATTAGTGTTGTTACTAAACGTTGTTTCATTTAGTCGGAATATGCAGGCTGTAGCCGCCGAGCTAATTAAAATGCTACGTAGCTTGCTATCGATCTCAACACGATCGTCAGCTCGAATTAAAGCGAATATAACCTGTTAACAGTAACGTCGCCGTTTGCTGCCTGTGTCCTTTTAATCTACAAGGCTTTACTACACACACTGTCACCGAGCGAGAGGTAACACTGATAACCAGCTGGGCTTCACGTTAACAGTATCGTTGAGATAGCAGGCGTTGCTCCATCGCTGTTCACACCCTTCACCGTCAAGTTGGACGGCTAATGCTaggtttttttaatatttattgtcgGTGTCGTCATGTTAAGCGAGTGTCTTTTGCTCTCTGTTATAGAAAGAGCTTCACGGTCGTGGTTAGACTTTGAATGATGATTATGTAACAATGAAAGCTTGTACGTGCTCCCTAGGAGCCCAGGCAGTGCACGGGAAAGGCACTAGTATAGGTTAGAAATGTCCTCCCACCTCGACGCTCCAGGCAGGAGGTTTCGCCCGAACATGTCCTCCTGCCATAATGAGGCAAtcagaagaaggaaaaaaaaatccttcttttATTGACACCTGCCATCAAATCCACCGCCCTCCATGCAGAGGTCAACCATGGTTGCGTTTATCTGTCACACGAGACCGctggggaacacacacacacacccacacacacacacacacacacatacactgctgAGTCTCTGAGTCAGTGGCCCGTGTTTATTTTTAGCTGTTGATATTGTACAGCTGAGATACAGCActgctgtggaggggacgggggaggggtgagggggggaCAGGTGAAGTTAAATACTTATTACTGATtcagatgtgatgatgatgatcagttTTTGctgcctttttgtcttttttgagaTGACTACAACCTGCTTCAGATTCCTAATgtttcccctttcctttccaATCCAGGATTCACAACCTAACCCTGTTTCAGGAAGGATATACATTTCAGAGACGAGCACTTAATCAGAGTGTTTTCATCACGCCGATCACTGCTGCCTTGGAGGTTTTTGCAACGCTCAGAAAAAGCCACCCTGTGACGGAAGAAGAATCGCCCTCGCCACTGAAGCAGCTATGCAGCTTGAAATTCAAGTAGCACTCAACTTTATTATTTCCTATTTATACAACAAACTCCCTCGACGACGCGTGAATATCTTCGGTGAAGAGCTCGAGAGGCAGCTGAAGAGAAAATATGAAGGCCACTGGTACCCAGATAAGCCATACAAAGGTTCAGGGTTCAGATGCATCCATGTAGGGGAGAAGGTGGACCCTGTGGTGGAGCAGGCAGCCAAAGAGAGTGGGCTGGACATCGAAGACGTCCGGAATAACCTCCCTCAGGACCTTAGTGTGTGGATCGACCCGTTTGAGGTTTCCTACCAGATTGGGGAGAAGGGACCGGTCAAGGTGCTATATGTGGATGATAACAATGAGAATGGATCCGAGCTGGACAAAGAGATCAAGAACAGCTTTAATCCCGAGGCCCAGGTCTTCATGCCAATCAGCGACCCCGTCGGGGCATCCTCAGAGTCCAgttccccctctcctcctttcgGTCAGTCCGCTGCAGTGAGCCCCTCCTTCATGCCACGCTCCACCCAGCCCTTAACCTTCACCACTGCCACCTTCGCTGCCACCAAATTCGGCTCCACTAAGATGAAGAGCAGCGGCCgtggcaacaacaacagca contains:
- the tob1b gene encoding protein Tob1b; the encoded protein is MQLEIQVALNFIISYLYNKLPRRRVNIFGEELERQLKRKYEGHWYPDKPYKGSGFRCIHVGEKVDPVVEQAAKESGLDIEDVRNNLPQDLSVWIDPFEVSYQIGEKGPVKVLYVDDNNENGSELDKEIKNSFNPEAQVFMPISDPVGASSESSSPSPPFGQSAAVSPSFMPRSTQPLTFTTATFAATKFGSTKMKSSGRGNNNSNGGGGSSSSSKVARTSPTNNLGLNVNTLLKQKAISTSMHSLYGLGLGQQQQQKASALSPNAKEFVFPSLQGQASPGAVFPGEGSLGLGPLQYNNAFDMFAAYGSLNDKSLMDGLNFSLSNMQYSNQQFQPVMAN